In Chitinispirillales bacterium, the genomic window TTAATTCTGATCTGTCTGAAAAACGTTTGAAGCAATTCTTTACATTTTTCTTCGCAGACTCCGCCGACAATTTCCGGCTCTCTCATATAAACGTTTTTTGCGATTTCGACGTAATTTTTATTTGAGATTGCGCCGAATCTGCTGTCGCCTGCGCCGAAAACGATTTTCTTCACTCTCGCCTGAAAACACGCCCCCAAACACATGACACACGGCTCTACCGAAACGAATAATTGGCAGTCGTCAAGCCGCCAAGTGCCGATTTTTTTTGCCGCCGCCGCAAGCGCTACGATTTCGGCGTGAGCGGTCGGGTCTTGCTTTAACTCAATTTTATTGTATCCTTTGGCGATAATTTTTCCGTCTTTTACGACGACCGCGCCAATGGGAACTTCGTTATTGGCAAACGCCTTTTGCGCCTCTTTAAGCGCTTTTTTCATAAATTTTTCGTGCGGCGTCATTTGTTAAAATTTCCAAATCAAATCTACGACGTGTTCTAAACCGACTTCGGCGCCGCTATTTGAAACCGCGTAATTGACGCCGAATTTTTTAATTATTTTCCAATTTACGACGCTTTCCAAATTTAGTCCTATTCCAAAACCTAAACGCGGATTATTTTCTAAACGCCACTGCGGGCGGTCTTTGAAATAATTTCGATTGCACAATATATCGCGGATTCCGGTCCTGAACACGATAATTTTATTCATCCGCCACTCAAAACCGCCGTTTATCGAAACTGCGACGTTTTCGTATTTTCGAAAGAACGAATTTATCAGATACCCGTTAAAATCGCCGCTAAAGCGGATTTCTTTTTCGTTTTTGTATTTGAAAACGTAATTTGCGCCGGCGACTAAAACCGCAGGAAGCGTATCGATAATGGTCATGATCATTGAAGAGTTGGGAGTTTCGTTGTAACTCCAATCGTTGTAAGAAAAAATATCACGAACGCCGAAGCCGAGCGAAAATCCGTTGGGATTTACATAAGTCCCCATAAACGATAAGCCCCCGATAGTGCCGCTGGAACTTGTTTCTATGCTTTTAGCGTCTTCGTTGAAACGAACGGGAATTTTCGTGTAATACCACGTTCCCGAAACGCCGACCCCCCACATGCCGGTAATAGCGATTCCGGCGCCGATTTTCGTCGTTGTCGAGATATAACTTGTTGAATTGTAAATTACTCCGTCTTTTCGTAAACTGTCTAAATTTGCAATTCCCTTGTATGAAAAAATTCCCGAAACGCCGACTCTTTTTTGTGGAATTTTATATTCGCCTGCAAAAAAACTTTCGTTTCGGTCTAATTTTCTTATGGCGTCGCCTACGCTAAACTGCAATCCGCTTGAAAACGCCAAACGCGCCGGATTATACCAGCCAAGCGCATATTCGGGGTTTGCGGTCATTGCGTTTCCGACAGCCCACGCTTTGGACGTAAGCGGAATGCGTTCGTTTCCGTTGCTGTACACGCTTAATCCGACGCAAAAAGCGAAATCAGCGAATAAAACCAAAGCAAAAAGCGTTTTTTTCATCTTTTACCTCGCCACGACGACTTTCCCGACGGCTCTATCTCCTTTTTGCGTGGTTATCTTAAAATAATACACGCCGGGCGGCACGGATTTTCCTCCGTTATTATTTACCGTACCGTCCCAATAGTCTTGCGATCTTAAAGTAGAATGCTCACTGCCGACAGCCGCGTTTCGAGGAACGTTTGTCACAATCCTGCAGACAAAATCCAAATTGTAATTCAAAATATCAATCGTAACCTTGTCATCCTGTGAAAGCGAATATTCAAAAGTACAGGAATTGTCCCAATGATTGATAATCCCCGGTTCGGCGTAAATTTCTTTAAGCCCTTTTTTTATGGGAACTTCTTTTGAAAAATATTCAAACGGCGTTTCATCCTTATCCGTAATTCCGCTTAATCCGTTTTTTGAATAAAGAACGCC contains:
- a CDS encoding nucleoside deaminase, whose amino-acid sequence is MTPHEKFMKKALKEAQKAFANNEVPIGAVVVKDGKIIAKGYNKIELKQDPTAHAEIVALAAAAKKIGTWRLDDCQLFVSVEPCVMCLGACFQARVKKIVFGAGDSRFGAISNKNYVEIAKNVYMREPEIVGGVCEEKCKELLQTFFRQIRIKNKSLKN